One window from the genome of Ensifer canadensis encodes:
- the ubiT gene encoding ubiquinone anaerobic biosynthesis accessory factor UbiT, with the protein MTLPFAMTAPLRIVPIPLLEHAARLVFAQVVEQHPDLFDRLGEHAGKRYAFIPTDLPVSFLVEPAARRISVHRAAHLPAADACMGGKFVLLLALLEGQIDGDAVFFSRSLTITGDMEAMLALRNALDDCNIDLPADIARMSGPFAPLVLRAASEIRTRALSGEAARWN; encoded by the coding sequence ATGACCTTACCCTTTGCGATGACCGCGCCGCTCCGGATCGTGCCAATCCCCCTCTTAGAACACGCCGCGCGGCTCGTCTTTGCCCAGGTCGTCGAGCAGCATCCGGATCTTTTTGACCGGCTCGGGGAGCACGCCGGCAAACGCTATGCGTTCATCCCGACGGACCTTCCGGTAAGCTTTCTGGTCGAGCCGGCCGCCCGGCGCATCTCTGTTCACCGCGCTGCCCATCTGCCGGCCGCTGACGCCTGCATGGGCGGCAAGTTCGTGCTGCTTCTGGCGTTGCTCGAGGGCCAGATCGACGGCGATGCCGTGTTCTTTTCCAGAAGCCTGACGATAACGGGCGACATGGAAGCCATGTTGGCGCTGCGCAACGCGCTCGACGACTGCAATATCGACCTGCCCGCAGATATCGCCCGCATGAGCGGGCCGTTCGCGCCTTTGGTTCTGCGCGCGGCATCTGAGATCAGGACACGCGCATTGTCCGGGGAGGCAGCCAGATGGAACTGA
- the ubiU gene encoding ubiquinone anaerobic biosynthesis protein UbiU, with translation MELICPAGTPAAFREAVDAGADAVYCGFRDETNARNFPGLNFSRDELKTAIAYARRHKVMTFVAINTFMRAGHEKLWHDAVDDAVRLGADAVILADFGLMAYTAERHPQQRLHVSVQASASNADAVKFLVETFGAKRVVLPRILTIPDIARLARQISCEIEVFVFGGLCVMAEGRCSLSSYATGKSPNMNGVCSPASHVRYREDGSELVSELGDYTINRFPAGEAAGYPTLCKGRFDIAEERGYAFEDPVSLDVMDHIDALRDAGVGALKIEGRQRGKAYVAEVVSIMRRAVAADAAERPALLSRLRRLSEGQKTTSGAYEKRWR, from the coding sequence ATGGAACTGATCTGTCCGGCAGGCACGCCGGCTGCCTTTCGCGAGGCCGTCGATGCCGGTGCCGATGCGGTCTATTGCGGCTTTCGCGACGAGACCAATGCACGCAACTTTCCCGGCCTGAACTTTTCGCGCGACGAGCTGAAGACGGCGATCGCCTATGCGCGCCGGCACAAGGTGATGACCTTCGTTGCCATCAACACCTTCATGCGGGCTGGCCACGAAAAGCTCTGGCATGACGCCGTCGACGATGCCGTGCGTCTGGGGGCCGATGCCGTGATCCTCGCCGACTTCGGATTGATGGCCTACACCGCCGAGCGCCACCCTCAGCAGCGGCTACACGTCTCGGTCCAGGCTTCCGCCTCCAACGCCGATGCCGTCAAATTCCTGGTCGAAACCTTCGGAGCGAAGCGCGTCGTGCTTCCGCGTATTCTGACCATTCCGGATATTGCCCGCCTTGCACGGCAGATCAGCTGCGAGATCGAGGTCTTTGTTTTCGGCGGGCTTTGCGTGATGGCAGAAGGCCGCTGCTCGCTGTCGTCCTATGCCACTGGCAAATCGCCCAACATGAACGGAGTCTGCTCGCCGGCAAGCCACGTTCGTTACCGCGAGGATGGCAGCGAACTGGTGTCGGAGCTGGGCGACTACACCATCAACCGATTTCCGGCCGGCGAGGCTGCCGGCTATCCGACGCTCTGCAAGGGACGTTTCGACATTGCCGAGGAGCGTGGCTACGCCTTCGAGGATCCGGTTTCTCTCGATGTCATGGATCATATCGATGCCTTGCGCGATGCCGGCGTCGGCGCACTGAAGATCGAGGGTCGCCAGCGCGGCAAGGCCTATGTCGCCGAGGTTGTTTCAATCATGCGCCGCGCCGTCGCTGCCGATGCGGCCGAAAGGCCCGCCTTGTTGTCACGACTTAGGCGGCTCAGCGAAGGACAGAAGACGACGTCGGGCGCCTATGAAAAGCGGTGGAGGTAA
- the ubiV gene encoding ubiquinone anaerobic biosynthesis protein UbiV — MSATTHPSLSLGPVLYLWDGPKWRDFYFRIADEAPVDHVTLGEAVCSKRLHFIEPHVAEVIERLEGAGKKVSLASLALVTLERESQLVRGLVRDSIHPIEANDLSALGLLAGKPHSIGPLINVYNGATARLLASRGATSICLPPELPMASVRDIVRDAPDVEFEIFGFGRVPLAISARCAHARSKGLVKDNCQFICGEDSDGLIVETLDRQPFLTLNGVQTLSHTCQSLLQELAELAAVGVSRIRLSPQDCDMVTVARIYEDVATGRISATEGLERLAIAYPGVPLSNGFHHGRSGASWISAPTASP, encoded by the coding sequence ATGTCCGCAACAACCCACCCCTCGCTCAGCCTCGGCCCGGTGCTTTACCTCTGGGACGGACCCAAATGGCGCGACTTCTATTTCCGTATCGCCGACGAAGCCCCGGTTGATCATGTCACCCTCGGCGAGGCGGTCTGCTCGAAGCGCCTGCATTTCATCGAGCCGCATGTCGCGGAAGTAATCGAACGGCTGGAAGGCGCCGGCAAGAAGGTCAGCCTTGCCTCGCTTGCACTCGTCACCCTGGAGCGCGAGAGCCAACTCGTGCGCGGTCTGGTGCGCGACAGCATCCACCCGATCGAGGCCAACGATCTGTCCGCGCTCGGGCTCCTTGCCGGCAAACCGCATTCGATCGGACCTCTGATCAACGTCTACAACGGTGCCACCGCGAGACTGCTGGCGTCACGCGGTGCGACCAGCATCTGCCTGCCGCCGGAGTTGCCCATGGCATCAGTGCGCGACATCGTTCGCGATGCGCCTGATGTCGAATTTGAAATCTTCGGCTTTGGCCGCGTGCCGCTGGCAATCTCGGCGCGCTGCGCCCACGCCCGCTCCAAGGGGCTGGTCAAGGACAACTGCCAGTTCATCTGCGGCGAAGACAGCGACGGCCTCATTGTCGAGACGCTCGATCGCCAGCCGTTCCTCACGCTCAATGGGGTCCAGACCCTGTCGCACACCTGCCAGAGCCTGTTGCAGGAGCTTGCCGAACTGGCGGCCGTCGGCGTCAGCCGAATCCGGCTGTCGCCGCAGGACTGCGACATGGTGACGGTCGCCCGTATCTATGAGGACGTTGCAACCGGGCGGATCTCGGCCACAGAGGGGCTCGAACGGCTGGCTATCGCCTATCCCGGCGTGCCGTTGTCGAACGGCTTTCACCATGGCCGATCCGGCGCGTCGTGGATCTCAGCCCCGACCGCCTCACCCTAG
- a CDS encoding twin-arginine translocase TatA/TatE family subunit, with the protein MGSFSVWHWVIVLAVVLLLFGRGKIPELMGDVAKGIRSFKNGLSDETAAPAEKRIETGSGE; encoded by the coding sequence ATGGGATCTTTTAGTGTCTGGCATTGGGTGATCGTGCTGGCAGTCGTGTTGCTGTTGTTCGGGCGCGGCAAGATCCCGGAGTTGATGGGCGACGTCGCCAAGGGCATTCGCAGCTTCAAGAACGGCTTGAGCGACGAGACCGCAGCGCCCGCCGAGAAGCGGATAGAAACGGGATCGGGAGAGTAA
- a CDS encoding family 16 glycosylhydrolase: MPKSIVNAVGTPLFYSGASTAWFSATGSGPVLYGTEANDSIWGDGSVDVTMAGGKGDDIYYLYSGINRAMETAGAGVDTINTWMSYTLPENFENLTVTGSGRHAFGNNADNIISGASGSQTIDGGGGNDILVGGSGADIFVVGRGGGSDLIADFDSSDTVRLNGYDLTSFQQVTSLATQEGTDLRLNLGDGESLLFADTTVADLAPEQFQLSLDRSNLALSFADEFDSLSLHDGDQGVWDAKFWWAPEKGGTLASNGELQWYINPDHAETAAINPFSVEDGVLTIKAEPTPDALESEIDGYEYTSGMLTTYSTFAQTYGYFEIRADMPTETGTWPAFWLLPADGSWPPELDVVEMRGQQPNIVNVTVHSNETGEQTSETTAVKVASTEGFHTYGVLWEEDEIVWYYDDVAVARADTPADMHDPMYMVVNLAVGGAAGEPNADFGDGAEMQIDYIHAYALDEVQSATGEAQPMDDWLS; this comes from the coding sequence ATGCCAAAATCGATCGTCAACGCCGTAGGCACCCCGCTTTTTTACAGTGGAGCATCGACTGCGTGGTTCTCTGCGACGGGATCGGGGCCTGTGCTTTACGGCACTGAGGCAAACGACTCGATCTGGGGCGATGGCTCCGTCGATGTCACCATGGCGGGCGGGAAGGGTGACGACATTTACTACCTCTATTCGGGCATCAACCGTGCCATGGAGACGGCTGGAGCTGGTGTTGATACCATCAACACCTGGATGAGCTATACCTTGCCTGAGAATTTCGAAAACCTGACCGTCACCGGCAGCGGCCGGCATGCTTTCGGCAACAACGCCGACAATATTATCTCGGGGGCTTCCGGTAGCCAGACGATCGACGGCGGCGGCGGCAACGACATTCTGGTCGGCGGCAGCGGCGCGGACATCTTCGTCGTCGGCCGAGGTGGCGGCAGCGATCTGATTGCCGACTTCGACAGTTCCGATACGGTCCGGCTGAATGGTTACGATCTCACAAGCTTCCAGCAGGTCACCAGCCTTGCGACACAGGAAGGCACGGATTTGAGGCTGAACCTCGGCGACGGCGAGAGCTTGCTGTTTGCTGACACGACCGTGGCCGATCTCGCGCCGGAGCAATTTCAGCTTAGTCTCGATCGCTCAAACCTTGCGCTGAGTTTTGCCGACGAGTTTGACAGCCTCTCCCTTCATGATGGCGATCAGGGCGTATGGGATGCAAAGTTCTGGTGGGCGCCTGAAAAAGGCGGAACCTTGGCCAGCAACGGCGAACTGCAGTGGTACATCAATCCTGACCATGCGGAGACCGCTGCCATCAATCCATTTTCGGTCGAAGATGGCGTGCTGACGATTAAGGCAGAGCCGACGCCGGATGCACTGGAATCAGAGATCGATGGGTACGAATACACGTCCGGAATGCTGACGACGTACTCGACCTTTGCGCAGACCTACGGCTATTTCGAAATCAGAGCGGACATGCCGACCGAAACCGGCACTTGGCCGGCGTTCTGGCTGTTGCCGGCAGATGGCTCCTGGCCCCCCGAACTCGATGTTGTCGAGATGCGGGGGCAGCAACCGAACATTGTCAACGTAACCGTTCACAGCAACGAGACCGGCGAACAGACAAGCGAGACGACCGCAGTCAAGGTCGCCAGTACCGAAGGGTTTCACACCTACGGCGTGCTATGGGAAGAGGATGAAATCGTTTGGTATTACGACGACGTCGCCGTGGCGCGTGCCGATACGCCCGCGGACATGCACGACCCCATGTACATGGTGGTCAATCTGGCGGTGGGAGGGGCAGCGGGGGAACCGAACGCAGACTTCGGCGACGGAGCGGAAATGCAGATCGACTATATTCATGCCTATGCTCTGGATGAAGTGCAGTCGGCGACTGGCGAAGCGCAGCCGATGGACGACTGGTTATCCTGA
- a CDS encoding FAD-binding oxidoreductase, which yields MSHDVLRSVLRGELLEPGTSAYDAARVVWNGLIDRRPALIARCRNAADVIAAVNHARTHRLTIAVRSGGHNVAGYAVCDDGLMIDMSPMNAVHIAPGLDRVLIEGGATWGDVDAATTPFRRATPGGLISMTGVAGLTLSGGIGWLRGTHGLSCDNLIAADVVTGDGRLIRASEVENIDLLWALKGGGGNFGIVVNFELRLHEIADPVMFCAPAYPEEHAVDVIPQWRDHMASAPDEVSGLAEFSTIPSDQAYPEQTWGRRVITLATVYDGPAEKGERVMQPLRALGEPLLDFSGQMPYRELQSIYDGLFPKGRDRCYWKSTYLSGLGDDVIGAIIERLIKRPSEMTYASIWKFGGAMQRVASDATAFGDRNIPYMLSLDAIWSDPSDDDANISWVRNAWQDMQPHSTGRLYLNFPGLGEGDNLVRNALGAETYSRLQKIKRVYDPENIFHLNQNIAPDVRLS from the coding sequence ATGTCCCATGATGTGCTCCGCAGTGTACTGCGTGGCGAGCTGCTCGAGCCCGGAACTTCGGCTTATGACGCTGCTCGAGTGGTTTGGAACGGGCTGATCGATCGGCGGCCTGCCTTGATTGCCAGATGCCGCAATGCTGCCGACGTCATCGCAGCGGTAAACCATGCGCGGACGCATCGGCTCACCATCGCCGTTCGCAGCGGCGGGCACAATGTCGCCGGCTACGCCGTTTGCGATGATGGTCTGATGATCGATATGTCGCCCATGAATGCCGTCCACATCGCGCCTGGGCTCGACCGTGTGCTGATCGAAGGCGGGGCGACATGGGGCGATGTCGATGCGGCGACCACGCCTTTTCGGCGGGCCACGCCGGGCGGACTGATTTCGATGACAGGCGTGGCCGGGCTCACTCTTTCGGGCGGCATTGGCTGGTTGCGCGGCACCCATGGCCTGAGCTGCGACAATCTCATTGCTGCCGATGTGGTCACCGGTGATGGCAGGCTCATCCGCGCCAGCGAAGTCGAGAATATCGACTTGCTTTGGGCGCTAAAGGGCGGCGGCGGGAATTTTGGCATCGTCGTGAACTTCGAGCTTCGTCTTCACGAAATCGCCGATCCGGTGATGTTCTGCGCGCCTGCCTATCCGGAAGAGCACGCCGTCGACGTCATCCCACAGTGGCGCGACCATATGGCTTCAGCCCCTGACGAAGTCAGTGGTCTCGCCGAATTCTCCACCATACCGAGTGATCAGGCCTATCCGGAACAGACATGGGGCAGGCGAGTGATAACGCTTGCCACTGTTTATGACGGTCCCGCTGAAAAAGGGGAGCGCGTCATGCAGCCGTTGCGCGCTCTTGGTGAGCCGTTGCTCGATTTCAGTGGTCAGATGCCCTATCGCGAGCTCCAGTCCATTTATGACGGATTGTTCCCCAAGGGGCGTGACCGCTGCTACTGGAAATCGACCTACCTTTCGGGCCTTGGTGACGATGTCATCGGCGCGATCATCGAGCGCCTGATTAAACGACCCTCCGAGATGACCTACGCGTCGATCTGGAAATTTGGCGGAGCCATGCAGCGCGTTGCTTCCGATGCCACTGCCTTCGGCGATCGCAACATACCTTACATGTTGAGCCTTGATGCGATCTGGTCCGATCCGTCAGATGATGACGCGAACATCAGTTGGGTTCGCAATGCATGGCAGGACATGCAGCCACATTCCACGGGTCGCCTCTACCTGAATTTTCCCGGGCTCGGCGAGGGTGACAACCTGGTTCGCAATGCTCTCGGCGCTGAAACCTATTCGAGACTTCAGAAGATCAAACGCGTCTACGACCCGGAGAACATCTTCCACTTGAACCAGAACATTGCGCCGGACGTTCGATTGTCTTGA
- a CDS encoding GlxA family transcriptional regulator, with product MLDQDSPINVALLAVPEVTASALFGMFDLFSSPGRDWPFIVKGEAGQQRMRPYVVARSHSGFRAANGIWVKPDFAFGDCPPPQIVCIPDFFINPGDSVAGLYEPEARWLRRTHEDGALLASACSGAVLLGEAGLLINCEATIHWGYVTTLSNNYPGVRVRLDRSLVLSGEAQRIVMAGGGSSWQDLALYLIARFVGLKEAMEVAKVYMLQWHDLGQQPFASLMSLRQTVDAVINSCQKWLALNYKTRAPVAAMVALSGLSERSFIRRFTKATGMTPLAYAHALRIEEAKQMLETTDLTIEAIANETGYEDASFFSRLFHRETGLTAAHYRLRFGSLRQALKHT from the coding sequence ATGCTTGATCAGGACAGCCCTATCAATGTAGCACTTCTCGCGGTGCCCGAAGTCACGGCCTCCGCCTTGTTCGGCATGTTCGATCTGTTTTCATCTCCCGGCCGCGACTGGCCGTTCATCGTCAAGGGTGAAGCGGGACAACAGCGCATGCGCCCCTATGTCGTTGCCCGTTCACACAGTGGTTTTCGCGCCGCCAACGGCATTTGGGTCAAACCAGACTTCGCATTCGGCGACTGCCCTCCACCGCAGATCGTGTGCATTCCGGATTTTTTCATCAATCCGGGCGACAGCGTCGCAGGGCTGTATGAGCCTGAAGCAAGATGGCTAAGGCGAACGCATGAGGATGGCGCGTTGCTGGCCAGTGCCTGTTCCGGTGCCGTCCTGCTCGGCGAGGCGGGACTGCTCATCAATTGCGAAGCGACGATCCACTGGGGCTATGTCACGACCCTTTCCAACAATTACCCTGGTGTCAGGGTGCGCCTGGATCGGTCACTGGTCCTGAGTGGTGAGGCGCAGCGCATCGTTATGGCGGGGGGCGGGTCAAGCTGGCAGGATCTCGCTCTCTACCTCATTGCGCGGTTCGTCGGCCTCAAGGAGGCGATGGAAGTGGCCAAGGTCTACATGCTGCAATGGCATGACCTGGGGCAGCAGCCATTTGCGTCACTCATGAGCCTCCGCCAGACGGTCGACGCGGTGATCAACTCCTGCCAAAAGTGGCTCGCGCTGAACTACAAGACCCGCGCGCCCGTCGCCGCAATGGTGGCTCTTTCCGGGCTGTCGGAACGCTCGTTCATCCGCCGCTTCACCAAAGCGACAGGTATGACGCCGCTGGCCTACGCACACGCGCTTCGTATCGAAGAAGCAAAGCAGATGCTGGAAACAACCGACCTGACGATCGAGGCGATCGCCAACGAAACAGGCTATGAGGACGCAAGCTTCTTCAGCCGCCTGTTCCACCGTGAAACGGGCCTGACCGCCGCGCATTATCGCCTCAGATTTGGCTCGCTGCGCCAAGCCTTGAAACATACCTGA
- a CDS encoding LysR family transcriptional regulator, translating to MDRIDAMKVFVTAIDEGSLAGAARRLKRSPTAVSRALSFLEAHVGAELLHRTTRTLKLSEAGQRYATACRRVLIDLEEADMLAGGERAAPRGTLTISVPPIIGDEVMRPILDDFLDVHPAVSARLLLLDRFVNLVDEGVDIALRIGHLADSSHISTRLGGDVRRVVVASPRYLANHPVIEVPADLTKHQIIAFTNFGLDSWNFTPAEDSTIPRTVHFTPRLIVNSVRAAAASAVAGRGVARLYSYHVAEHVKDGRLKIVLADAEHPPLPVHLLAPQGRMSVPKVRAFVDFATPRLRSEFARLTAEAGTLP from the coding sequence ATGGATCGCATTGATGCAATGAAAGTGTTCGTGACCGCGATCGACGAGGGCAGCCTCGCAGGTGCTGCCCGTCGGCTGAAGCGCTCCCCGACGGCGGTCAGTCGCGCGCTGAGCTTCCTGGAAGCGCATGTGGGTGCCGAACTGCTGCATCGCACGACCCGCACACTCAAGCTCAGCGAGGCCGGCCAACGCTACGCGACTGCCTGTCGGCGGGTGCTGATCGATCTCGAGGAGGCCGACATGCTCGCCGGCGGTGAGCGTGCGGCTCCGCGTGGAACGCTGACCATTTCCGTGCCGCCGATCATAGGGGACGAGGTTATGCGTCCGATCCTGGATGATTTCCTCGACGTCCACCCGGCTGTTTCTGCCCGGCTGCTGCTGCTCGATCGGTTCGTCAACCTGGTGGACGAAGGCGTCGACATTGCGTTGCGTATTGGCCATCTGGCGGATTCGTCACATATTTCCACGCGATTGGGCGGTGATGTCAGGCGCGTGGTGGTCGCTTCTCCCCGCTATCTCGCCAATCATCCCGTCATCGAGGTGCCAGCCGACCTCACAAAGCACCAGATCATCGCCTTTACCAATTTCGGTCTCGATTCCTGGAACTTCACACCGGCAGAAGACTCGACCATTCCGCGGACGGTTCACTTCACGCCGAGATTGATCGTCAACAGCGTTCGGGCCGCCGCTGCTTCGGCCGTCGCGGGTAGAGGCGTAGCCAGGCTCTATTCCTATCATGTCGCTGAACATGTCAAAGACGGGCGACTGAAGATCGTCCTCGCCGACGCCGAGCACCCACCCCTGCCCGTTCATTTGCTCGCACCCCAGGGGCGCATGTCCGTGCCCAAGGTTCGAGCCTTTGTCGATTTCGCCACGCCACGTCTGCGCTCCGAATTTGCCCGACTGACTGCAGAAGCAGGTACGCTCCCTTGA
- a CDS encoding SDR family NAD(P)-dependent oxidoreductase, with amino-acid sequence MNTEQKVVIITGASQGIGAALVRAYRDRNFRVIASSRSIAATADPDILAVPGDISRPETAERIVREGMERFGRIDSLVNNAGVFLAKPFIEMTQEDYDHNLGVNVAGFFHITQRAAAEMLKQGSGHIVSITTSLVNQPIVGLPSALASLTKGGLNAVTQSLAMEFSKSGVRVNAVSPGVIKTPMHAPETHAALSALHPVGRMGEIRDIVDAVLYLENASFVTGEILHVDGGQNAGRW; translated from the coding sequence ATGAATACCGAACAGAAGGTCGTCATTATCACCGGCGCGTCACAAGGCATCGGCGCCGCCCTGGTTCGCGCCTACCGTGACCGAAACTTTCGCGTCATAGCCAGTTCCAGGTCGATCGCGGCCACGGCCGACCCGGACATTCTCGCCGTGCCCGGCGACATCAGCAGGCCGGAGACCGCCGAACGGATCGTCCGCGAAGGTATGGAGCGCTTCGGTCGCATCGACTCGCTGGTGAACAACGCCGGCGTGTTTCTTGCCAAGCCGTTCATTGAAATGACCCAGGAAGACTATGATCACAACCTCGGGGTCAATGTCGCCGGATTCTTCCACATTACCCAGCGTGCCGCGGCCGAAATGTTGAAGCAGGGCTCGGGCCACATTGTCAGCATCACCACAAGCCTGGTCAATCAGCCGATCGTCGGCCTGCCTTCAGCGCTTGCTTCCCTGACCAAGGGTGGGCTGAACGCGGTCACCCAGTCGCTTGCCATGGAATTCTCGAAGAGCGGGGTTCGCGTCAACGCGGTATCTCCAGGGGTTATCAAGACCCCCATGCACGCGCCCGAGACACACGCGGCCCTCTCTGCGCTGCATCCGGTTGGCCGGATGGGCGAAATCCGCGATATCGTCGACGCCGTACTCTATCTGGAGAACGCGAGCTTCGTCACCGGCGAGATCCTCCATGTCGATGGCGGCCAGAACGCCGGGCGCTGGTAA
- a CDS encoding tautomerase family protein: MPIVTVQVTREGTTPGRNSVSAEEKAAIIKGVSEVLLNVLHKPLESTYVVIEEVDLDNWGWGGLPTAQYRTLRAAAAKS; the protein is encoded by the coding sequence ATGCCTATTGTCACCGTACAGGTTACCCGCGAAGGAACCACGCCCGGCCGCAATTCGGTGTCGGCGGAGGAAAAGGCGGCCATCATCAAGGGCGTCAGCGAGGTGCTGCTCAATGTTCTGCACAAGCCGCTTGAATCGACCTATGTCGTGATCGAAGAGGTCGATCTTGATAACTGGGGCTGGGGTGGGCTTCCGACGGCACAATACCGCACACTGCGTGCTGCCGCCGCCAAGTCCTGA
- a CDS encoding LysR substrate-binding domain-containing protein — translation MIPLIGSFRQENPTADLVIQSLALGSLERPDLTITYRRSADAREVSSAFLLDRTMAVCSPKLIAGSRGQLEASDILDLPILLDTADAWSWRCWCSSAALTFEPRGGSIAFDTDEASIDACISGLGVGQASPLFIEHELRSG, via the coding sequence TTGATCCCACTCATCGGATCGTTCCGGCAGGAGAATCCGACCGCCGATCTTGTCATCCAATCGCTCGCGCTGGGCTCGCTTGAGAGGCCCGACCTAACCATCACATATCGGCGAAGCGCCGACGCTCGCGAAGTGTCATCGGCGTTCCTGCTGGATAGGACGATGGCGGTCTGCTCGCCGAAATTGATAGCCGGAAGCAGGGGGCAGCTCGAGGCCAGTGACATCCTCGATTTGCCCATCTTGCTGGACACGGCAGACGCATGGTCTTGGCGGTGCTGGTGCAGTTCTGCGGCGCTCACGTTCGAGCCTCGGGGCGGAAGCATCGCTTTCGATACCGACGAGGCGTCGATCGACGCTTGTATCTCGGGATTGGGAGTAGGACAGGCAAGCCCGCTGTTTATCGAACACGAGCTGAGATCGGGTTAG
- the cmoA gene encoding carboxy-S-adenosyl-L-methionine synthase CmoA, which translates to MANKAQHLHLRSSGKDEVFARDDQQVGDFAFNATVADVFDDMVGRSVPYYEEMQRMVCELARDFAQPDTNVYDIGCSTATTLLSLDGVIEPSVRFVGIDNAPDMLDKARQKIDASAPRRQIDLKVADLHQGVDMDNASVVTMLLTLQFIRPLYRERVMRMMYQALNDRGCLLLVEKLTGEDTTFNRLFIQHYYDFKRRNGYSEIEISKKREALENVLIPYRLEENLQLLKEVGFRSVEVFFRWYNFCGIVAVK; encoded by the coding sequence ATGGCCAACAAGGCACAACACCTGCATCTTCGCTCCAGCGGGAAGGACGAAGTCTTTGCCCGCGACGACCAACAGGTCGGGGATTTCGCCTTCAACGCAACGGTTGCGGATGTGTTCGACGACATGGTCGGCCGCTCCGTTCCTTACTACGAGGAAATGCAGCGCATGGTGTGCGAGCTTGCGCGTGATTTCGCGCAACCCGACACCAACGTCTATGACATCGGCTGCTCCACAGCCACGACCCTTCTAAGCCTCGACGGCGTCATCGAGCCGAGCGTTCGCTTCGTCGGCATCGACAATGCGCCCGACATGCTCGACAAGGCGCGCCAGAAGATAGACGCATCGGCACCCCGCAGGCAGATCGACCTCAAGGTCGCCGACCTCCATCAGGGCGTGGACATGGACAATGCGAGCGTCGTCACCATGTTGCTGACGCTGCAGTTCATTCGTCCGCTCTACCGCGAACGCGTTATGCGCATGATGTATCAAGCTCTCAACGATCGAGGCTGCCTGCTTCTCGTCGAGAAGCTGACGGGTGAAGATACGACCTTCAACCGGCTCTTCATCCAGCACTACTACGATTTCAAGCGGCGCAACGGCTACTCCGAGATCGAGATATCCAAGAAGCGCGAAGCCCTGGAGAATGTCTTGATCCCCTATCGCCTGGAGGAAAACCTGCAACTGCTGAAAGAAGTGGGCTTCCGCAGCGTCGAAGTCTTTTTCCGCTGGTACAATTTCTGCGGCATCGTCGCAGTCAAGTAG
- a CDS encoding methyltransferase family protein: MIQLGNFFFRYRNQFFPAIILALFILVPPSTEMWGSGTANLLKTAAAIAVVLAGLALRTVVVGYAYIKRGGLNKRVYAKDLVTEGMFGVCRNPLYVGNMLVYTGIFLLHGNPLVIAIGVGLFAFMYQCIVYAEEVFLEQNFGEAYRAYCRDVPRWALRLENFRHSIDGMSFNFKRVVAKDYSTVSAALLAILATEMYRFAIAENLEHQRSYLLVLAALMALVGMATALVSHFKKHGAFREPKTSL; this comes from the coding sequence ATGATACAGCTCGGTAATTTCTTCTTCCGGTACCGCAACCAGTTCTTCCCGGCCATCATCCTGGCACTATTCATCCTGGTGCCGCCGTCAACCGAAATGTGGGGCAGCGGGACAGCGAACCTGCTGAAGACCGCGGCCGCCATTGCTGTTGTTCTCGCCGGGCTGGCATTACGCACGGTCGTGGTGGGCTACGCCTACATTAAGCGCGGCGGGTTGAACAAGAGGGTCTACGCAAAGGACCTGGTCACCGAAGGCATGTTCGGCGTCTGCCGAAACCCGCTCTATGTGGGCAACATGCTCGTCTATACCGGCATTTTCCTGCTGCACGGCAATCCGCTGGTCATTGCGATTGGCGTTGGCCTGTTTGCCTTCATGTACCAATGCATCGTCTATGCCGAGGAAGTTTTCCTGGAGCAGAATTTCGGCGAAGCCTATCGCGCCTATTGTCGAGACGTGCCGCGCTGGGCGCTGCGGCTTGAGAACTTCCGTCACTCGATCGACGGGATGTCATTCAATTTCAAACGCGTCGTCGCCAAGGATTATTCGACTGTCTCAGCCGCTCTGCTCGCCATCCTCGCAACGGAAATGTATCGGTTCGCCATCGCCGAGAACCTTGAGCACCAGCGATCCTATCTGCTTGTTCTCGCTGCCCTGATGGCGCTTGTCGGCATGGCGACCGCATTGGTCAGCCACTTCAAGAAGCACGGTGCGTTTCGCGAACCGAAGACATCGCTCTAA